A genomic window from Vigna radiata var. radiata cultivar VC1973A unplaced genomic scaffold, Vradiata_ver6 scaffold_153, whole genome shotgun sequence includes:
- the LOC106752644 gene encoding ubiquitin-activating enzyme E1 1, translating into MLPRKRASEGGVVVEGESDAATNSNTSKKARIGCFATCSGAEGSAVNDSGRGFSASGSGGDNSGGGNSIEAMAFGVSHPAEIDEDLHSRQLAVYGRETMRRLFASSVLVSGMKGLGVEIAKNLILAGVKSVTLHDEGDVELWDLSSNFVFSENDVGKNRAVASVSKLQELNNAVVVLSLTTKLTTEQLANFQAVVFTEISLEKAIEFDDYCHSHKPPIAFIKTEVRGLFGSLFCDFGPEFTVFDVDGEDPHTGIIASISNDNPALVSCVDDERLEFQDGDLVTFSEVHGMKELNDGKPRRIKNARAYSFTLEEDTTNYGRYEKGGIVTQVKQPKVLNFKPLREALSDPGDFLLSDFSKFDRPPLLHLAFQALDKFVSEIGRYPVAGSEDDAQKLVSIASDINDSLGDGKLEDVNPKLLQQFASGARAVLNPMAAMFGGIVGQEVVKACSGKFHPLFQFFYFDSVESLPTEPLDPNDLKPLNSRYDAQISVFGQKLQKKLEDAEVFVVGSGALGCEFLKNLALMGVSCGQGKLTITDDDVIEKSNLSRQFLFRDWNIGQAKSTVASSAAASINPRLNIEALQNRVGPETENVFHDTFWENLSVVINALDNVNARLYVDQRCLYFQKPLLESGTLGAKCNTQMVIPHLTENYGASRDPPEKQAPMCTVHSFPHNIDHCLTWARSEFEGLLEKTPAEVNAYLSNPTEYTNGMRNAGDAQARDNLERVLECLDEDKCLTFEDCISWARLRFEDYFANRVKQLIYTFPEDAATSTGAPFWSAPKRFPRPLEFSSSDPGHLQFLMAAAILRAETFGIPIPDWGKNPKKLAEAVDSVIVPDFKPKKDAKIVTDEKATSLSSASIDDAAVINDLIAKLEVCRTKLHPDFRMKPVQFEKDDDTNYHMDLIAGLANMRARNYSIPEVDKLKAKFIAGRIIPAIATSTAMATGLVCLELYKALDGGHKVEDYRNTFANLALPLFSIAEPVPPKVIKHQDMSWTVWDRWIVKDNPTLRELLDWLKAKGLNAYSISCGSCLLYNSMFPKHKERMDRKIVDLAREVAKVDIPSYRRHLDVVVACEDDEDNDIDIPQISIYFR; encoded by the exons ATGCTTCCTAGAAAGAGAGCGAGCGAAGGAGGAGTGGTAGTTGAAGGAGAGAGTGACGCCGCTACTAACAGCAATACTTCGAAGAAAGCTCGGATCGGCTGCTTTGCTACCTGCTCGGGTGCAGAGGGATCGGCGGTGAACGACAGCGGCCGGGGATTCAGTGCCAGCGGGAGCGGCGGGGACAACAGCGGCGGCGGGAACTCGATCGAAGCAATGGCGTTCGGGGTCTCGCACCCAGCGGAGATTGACGAGGATCTACACAGTCGGCAGCTGGCCGTCTATGGCCGGGAGACCATGCGGAGGCTCTTCGCATCCAGCGTCCTTGTTTCCGGGATGAAGGGACTTGGCGTTGAGATTG CGAAGAATCTCATTCTTGCTGGGGTGAAATCTGTAACCTTGCATGACGAAGGAGACGTGGAGTTATGGGATTTGTCCAGTAATTTTGTGTTTTCAGAAAATGATGTTGGCAAGAACAGGGCAGTGGCTTCCGTTAGTAAGTTGCAGGAACTTAACAATGCCGTGGTTGTACTAAGCTTGACAACTAAGCTGACTACAGAACAACTGGCTAATTTTCAG GCTGTTGTTTTCACCGAAATCAGTCTTGAGAAAGCCATTGAGTTCGATGATTACTGCCACAGTCATAAGCCTCCTATTGCCTTTATTAAAACTGAAGTTAGGGGCCTTTTTGGTTCTCTGTTTTGTGATTTTGGGCCCGAGTTCACTGTTTTTGATGTTGATGGAGAGGATCCTCATACTGGTATAATTGCGTCCATCAGCAATGACAACCCAGCTCTAGTTTCCTGTGTTGATGATGAGAGGCTCGAGTTTCAGGATGGAGATCTGGTTACATTCTCTGAAGTTCATGGTATGAAAGAGTTGAATGATGGAAAACCAAGAAGGATAAAAAATGCTAGAGCGTATTCATTCACTCTTGAAGAAGACACCACAAATTATGGTAGATATGAAAAGGGTGGTATTGTCACGCAGGTCAAGCAACCAaaggttttgaattttaaacCACTGAGGGAAGCACTCAGTGATCCAGGTGATTTTCTTCTCAGTGATTTTTCTAAGTTTGATCGCCCACCACTACTGCATTTAGCATTCCAGGCTTTGGATAAATTCGTCTCCGAGATTGGTCGCTACCCCGTTGCTGGTTCAGAGGATGATGCACAGAAACTTGTATCCATTGCCAGTGATATTAATGATAGCTTAGGTGATGGAAAATTGGAAGACGTGAATCCAAAACTTCTACAACAATTTGCCTCTGGTGCTCGGGCAGTATTGAATCCTATGGCAGCTATGTTTGGTGGAATTGTAGGACAAGAGGTTGTAAAGGCATGCTCTGGGAAATTTCATCCACTTTTTCAA TTTTTCTACTTTGACTCGGTGGAATCGCTTCCTACGGAACCACTGGACCCTAATGATTTAAAACCGTTGAATAGTCGTTATGATGCACAGATTTCAGTTTTTGGACAAAAGTTGCAGAAGAAATTAGAAGATGCTGAAGTTTTTGTTGTTGGATCTGGTGCATTGGGatgtgaatttttgaaaaaccttgcTCTAATGGGAGTTTCTTGTGGCCAGGGAAAGCTGACAATTACTGATGATGATGTTATAGAAAAGAGTAACCTGAGTAGACAGTTCCTCTTTCGTGATTGGAATATTGGCCAGGCGAAGTCGACAGTTGCTTCTTCAGCTGCTGCTTCTATAAATCCCCGTCTGAATATTGAAGCACTGCAAAACCGTGTTGGCCCTGAAACTGAAAATGTGTTTCATGACACCTTCTGGGAAAATTTGAGTGTTGTGATTAATGCATTAGACAATGTGAATGCAAGACTGTATGTTGATCAGAGGTGCTTATATTTCCAGAAGCCACTTCTTGAATCTGGAACACTTGGAGCCAAATGCAATACCCAAATGGTCATTCCCCACCTAACAGAAAATTATGGTGCATCAAGAGATCCACCTGAGAAACAGGCACCTATGTGTACTGTTCACTCCTTTCCACACAACATTGACCACTGCTTGACTTGGGCTCGGTCAGAGTTTGAGGGTTTGCTTGAGAAAACTCCAGCTGAAGTAAATGCATATTTATCTAATCCAACCGAATATACTAACGGAATGAGGAATGCTGGTGATGCTCAAGCAAGGGATAACTTGGAGCGTGTTCTTGAGTGTTTGGATGAGGACAAGTGCCTGACTTTTGAAGATTGTATTTCATGGGCTAGGCTACG GTTTGAAGATTATTTTGCTAACCGggtaaaacaattaatttatacttttccTGAAGATGCTGCAACTAGTACTGGAGCTCCTTTCTGGTCTGCACCAAAACGATTCCCTCGTCCACTGGAATTCTCATCATCTGATCCGGGTCATCTGCAGTTTTTGATGGCAGCTGCCATATTACGTGCAGAAACATTTGGTATTCCAATCCCTGATTGGGGTAAGAATCCTAAGAAGTTGGCTGAAGCCGTTGATTCAGTGATTGTACCTGACTTTAAGCCCAAGAAAGACGCAAAAATAGTGACAGATGAGAAGGCAACCAGTCTCTCTTCTGCTTCTATAGATGATGCAGCTGTGATTAATGATCTAATCGCCAAGTTAGAGGTGTGCCGGACAAAGCTGCATCCAGATTTCAGGATGAAACCCGTTCAATTTGAGAAG GATGATGATACAAACTACCATATGGACCTGATAGCTGGACTTGCTAACATGAGGGCACGGAACTACAGCATTCCTGAAGTTGACAAACTCAAGGCCAAGTTTATTGCCGGGCGGATCATTCCAGCAATTGCAACATCAACTGCCATGGCTACGGGGCTTGTATGCCTGGAGCTGTACAAAGCTTTGGATGGAGGGCACAAAGTGGAGGACTACAGAAACACGTTTGCCAACTTAGCATTGCCTCTCTTTTCCATTGCAGAGCCAGTTCCACCCAAGGTCATCAAGCATCAAGATATGAGTTGGACAGTTTGGGACAGATGGATCGTAAAAGACAATCCTACGCTAAGGGAGCTTCTTGATTGGCTGAAGGCGAAAGGTTTGAATGCTTACAGTATTTCATGTGGAAGTTGTCTGCTCTATAATAGCATGTTCCCTAAGCATAAAGAGCGAATGGACAGAAAGATAGTGGATTTGGCTAGGGAGGTGGCCAAGGTGGACATACCTTCATACCGGCGTCACTTGGATGTGGTGGTTGCCTGTGAGGATGATGAAGACAATGACATTGACATCCCCCAAATATCCATCTATTTCCGTTAG